Proteins found in one Promicromonospora sukumoe genomic segment:
- a CDS encoding ATP-dependent DNA ligase, with amino-acid sequence MTTLNLPVQPPVRPMLAKSVPSVPAQPAGDDAGPAYVYEPKWDGFRAIVYRDGDEVRIDSRNAKPMERYFPDVVAAVRQSLPERCVVDGEIVIAQRPGHGAAHLDFELLSQRIHPAESRVNMLAETTPAALVVFDVLALGDDDLMDRPLTERIEALDGLGLTGPLVFATPRTLDAAEAEEWFGSFEGAGLDGVVAKPADGPYAPNKRSMLKIKHTRTADVVLAGYRLHKTSTPEEPLLGSLLLGLWDETDDGPRLQFVGVAASFSATRRAELIAELAPLVVEPGTPAAEEHPWQGWTDPTKAEAGDRLPGAQSRWSSGKDLSFTPLRPERVLEVGYDHMEGSRFRHTSQFKRWRPDREPASCTYEQLEEPVSFDLGDLLPGAPGTS; translated from the coding sequence CCCAAGTGGGACGGGTTCCGCGCCATCGTGTACCGCGACGGCGACGAGGTACGCATCGACTCCCGCAACGCGAAGCCCATGGAGCGCTACTTCCCGGACGTCGTCGCCGCCGTCCGCCAGTCCCTGCCGGAGCGGTGCGTGGTCGACGGCGAGATCGTCATCGCGCAGCGACCCGGGCACGGTGCCGCGCACCTGGACTTCGAGCTGCTGTCCCAGCGCATCCACCCCGCGGAGTCCCGGGTGAACATGCTGGCCGAGACGACGCCGGCGGCGCTCGTGGTCTTCGACGTGCTCGCGCTCGGCGACGACGACCTGATGGACCGGCCCCTGACCGAGCGGATCGAGGCCCTGGACGGGCTGGGGCTGACCGGCCCCCTCGTCTTCGCCACGCCCCGCACCCTGGACGCCGCGGAGGCCGAGGAGTGGTTCGGCTCGTTCGAGGGCGCGGGCCTGGACGGCGTCGTCGCCAAGCCCGCGGACGGCCCGTACGCGCCCAACAAGCGCAGCATGCTGAAGATCAAGCACACCCGCACCGCCGACGTCGTGCTGGCGGGGTACCGGCTGCACAAGACGTCGACGCCGGAGGAGCCGCTGCTGGGCTCGCTGCTGCTGGGGCTGTGGGACGAGACCGACGACGGTCCGCGGCTGCAGTTCGTGGGCGTCGCGGCGTCGTTCTCAGCGACCCGTCGGGCCGAGCTGATCGCGGAGCTGGCGCCGCTGGTCGTGGAGCCCGGCACGCCCGCGGCCGAGGAGCACCCGTGGCAGGGCTGGACCGACCCGACGAAGGCCGAGGCGGGCGACCGGCTGCCGGGCGCGCAGTCGCGCTGGAGCTCGGGCAAGGACCTGTCGTTCACGCCCCTGCGCCCCGAGCGCGTGCTGGAGGTCGGCTACGACCACATGGAGGGCTCCCGGTTCCGGCACACGTCCCAGTTCAAGCGCTGGCGCCCGGACCGCGAGCCGGCGTCGTGCACGTACGAGCAGCTCGAGGAGCCGGTCAGCTTCGACCTCGGCGACCTGCTCCCGGGGGCGCCGGGGACCTCCTGA
- a CDS encoding RelA/SpoT family protein, which produces MAENTVSRAPVPEKNPPTPPGGNRMRNRLVRLGVRSIGGGTPAAIEPLLQAIRSNHPKADVALIERAYVVAEKAHRGQMRKSGDPYITHPVAVSTILAELGFEGTTIAAALLHDTVEDTDYSLDTLRGEFGDDVALLVDGVTKLDKVKYGDAAQAETVRKMVVAMAKDIRVLVIKLADRLHNARTWKYVPSKSAERKARETVEIYAPLAHRLGMNTIKWELEDLSFQTLYPKVYDEIVHLVAERAPAREEYLGVVRGQIESDLRSAKIKATVTGRPKHYYSIYQKMIVRGHDFAEIYDLVGTRVLVDTVRDCYAALGAMHARWNPVPGRFKDYIAMPKFNMYQSLHTTVIGPGGKPVEIQIRTHDMHRRAEYGVAAHWKYKEKTPAAGGTDPKNQDMAWLRQLVDWQRETADPAEFLDSLRFEIGGDEVYVFTPKGSAMALPGGATPVDFAYAVHTEVGHRTMGARVNGRLVPLDSPLENGDVVDILTSKSETAGPSRDWLGFVKSPRARNKIRQWFTKERREEAVETGKDSIAKAMRKQGLPIQRLMSHETLVGVADEMNYQDVSALYAAVGEGQISSAHVVEKLVKALGGADGAEEDVAEAARPGGLTARRVRSGDPGVMLKGSESADVWVKLAKCCTPVPGDDIVGFVTRGQGVSVHRTDCVNLDGLRKQPERLVEVEWTQGANTMFLVQIQVEALDRSRLLSDVTRVLSENHVNILSAFVSTSDDRLAVSRFIFEMAEPAHLATVLSAVRKVEGVFDVHRITGTKPVERPQLPV; this is translated from the coding sequence ATGGCGGAGAACACGGTGTCACGCGCTCCGGTGCCCGAGAAGAACCCGCCGACCCCTCCGGGCGGCAACCGGATGCGCAACCGGCTGGTGCGGCTGGGCGTGCGCAGCATCGGTGGCGGCACGCCCGCGGCCATCGAGCCGCTGCTGCAGGCGATCCGCAGCAACCACCCCAAGGCCGACGTCGCCCTCATCGAGCGCGCCTACGTCGTGGCCGAGAAGGCCCACCGCGGGCAGATGCGCAAGAGCGGCGACCCCTACATCACGCACCCCGTCGCGGTCTCCACGATCCTGGCGGAGCTCGGGTTCGAGGGCACGACGATCGCGGCCGCGCTGCTGCACGACACGGTGGAGGACACCGACTACTCGCTGGACACGCTGCGCGGCGAGTTCGGCGACGACGTCGCGCTGCTGGTGGACGGCGTCACCAAGCTGGACAAGGTGAAGTACGGCGACGCGGCGCAGGCCGAGACCGTGCGCAAGATGGTCGTGGCGATGGCCAAGGACATCCGCGTGCTGGTCATCAAGCTGGCCGACCGCCTGCACAACGCCCGCACCTGGAAGTACGTGCCGTCCAAGTCGGCCGAGCGCAAGGCGCGCGAGACCGTCGAGATCTACGCGCCCCTGGCCCACCGGCTGGGCATGAACACGATCAAGTGGGAGCTGGAGGACCTGTCCTTCCAGACCCTGTACCCCAAGGTGTACGACGAGATCGTGCACCTGGTGGCCGAGCGCGCCCCCGCCCGCGAGGAGTACCTCGGCGTGGTGCGCGGGCAGATCGAGTCGGACCTGCGCAGCGCGAAGATCAAGGCCACCGTCACCGGCCGGCCCAAGCACTACTACTCGATCTACCAGAAGATGATCGTGCGCGGCCACGACTTCGCGGAGATCTACGACCTCGTCGGCACGCGTGTCCTGGTGGACACGGTGCGTGACTGCTACGCGGCGCTCGGCGCCATGCACGCGCGGTGGAACCCGGTCCCCGGCCGGTTCAAGGACTACATCGCGATGCCGAAGTTCAACATGTACCAGTCGCTGCACACGACGGTGATCGGCCCGGGCGGCAAGCCCGTGGAGATCCAGATCCGGACGCACGACATGCACCGCCGCGCCGAGTACGGCGTCGCCGCGCACTGGAAGTACAAGGAGAAGACGCCGGCCGCGGGGGGCACCGACCCCAAGAACCAGGACATGGCCTGGCTGCGCCAGCTCGTGGACTGGCAGCGCGAGACCGCCGACCCGGCGGAGTTCCTCGACTCGCTGCGGTTCGAGATCGGCGGCGACGAGGTCTACGTCTTCACGCCGAAGGGCTCGGCCATGGCGCTGCCCGGCGGCGCCACGCCGGTCGACTTCGCGTACGCGGTGCACACCGAGGTGGGGCACCGGACCATGGGCGCCCGCGTGAACGGCCGCCTGGTGCCGCTCGACTCGCCGCTGGAGAACGGCGACGTCGTCGACATCCTCACCTCGAAGTCGGAGACGGCGGGGCCGAGCCGCGACTGGCTCGGGTTCGTGAAGTCGCCGCGCGCCCGCAACAAGATCCGGCAGTGGTTCACCAAGGAGCGCCGCGAGGAGGCCGTCGAGACCGGCAAGGACTCGATCGCCAAGGCGATGCGCAAGCAGGGCCTGCCGATCCAGCGCCTCATGTCGCACGAGACCCTGGTCGGGGTCGCGGACGAGATGAACTACCAGGACGTGTCCGCGCTGTACGCGGCGGTCGGCGAGGGCCAGATCTCCTCGGCGCACGTGGTCGAGAAGCTCGTCAAGGCGCTCGGCGGGGCGGACGGCGCGGAGGAGGACGTCGCCGAGGCGGCCCGTCCCGGCGGGCTCACCGCCCGGCGCGTGCGGTCGGGCGACCCGGGCGTCATGCTCAAGGGCTCCGAGTCCGCGGACGTGTGGGTCAAGCTCGCCAAGTGCTGCACCCCGGTGCCGGGCGACGACATCGTGGGCTTCGTGACCCGCGGCCAGGGCGTCAGCGTGCACCGCACCGACTGCGTGAACCTGGACGGCCTGCGCAAGCAGCCGGAGCGCCTGGTCGAGGTCGAGTGGACCCAGGGCGCGAACACGATGTTCCTGGTGCAGATCCAGGTCGAGGCGCTCGACCGGTCCCGGCTCCTCTCGGACGTCACACGCGTGCTGTCCGAGAACCACGTGAACATCCTCTCTGCGTTCGTCTCGACGTCGGACGACCGGCTGGCGGTCTCGAGGTTCATCTTCGAGATGGCCGAGCCCGCGCACCTCGCGACGGTGCTATCGGCCGTGCGGAAGGTCGAGGGCGTGTTCGACGTGCACCGCATCACCGGCACCAAGCCGGTCGAGCGGCCGCAGCTCCCGGTGTGA
- a CDS encoding adenine phosphoribosyltransferase produces the protein MTDVALSGLVPERATRVRDLIADVPNFPSPGVLFKDITPLLADAEGLADVVEAFTRLALADGVDVVAGMEARGFLLGAPVAHALGLGFLPLRKAGKLPPPTHSVSYDLEYGSAAIELRAGTLTPGARVLIIDDVLATGGTAAAAAELVEKCGGVVSGLAFLIELEALHGRDRLQGHNVDTLLRVDTPSGD, from the coding sequence ATGACCGACGTCGCCCTCTCCGGCCTGGTGCCGGAGAGGGCGACGCGCGTTCGCGACCTGATCGCGGACGTCCCGAACTTTCCCTCTCCCGGCGTCCTCTTCAAGGACATCACGCCCCTCCTGGCCGACGCCGAGGGCCTGGCCGACGTCGTGGAGGCCTTCACGCGCCTCGCGCTGGCCGACGGCGTCGACGTCGTGGCCGGCATGGAGGCCCGCGGCTTCCTGCTCGGCGCGCCGGTGGCGCACGCGCTCGGCCTGGGCTTCCTGCCGCTGCGCAAGGCGGGCAAGCTCCCGCCGCCCACGCACAGCGTCTCGTACGACCTGGAGTACGGCTCCGCGGCCATCGAGCTGCGTGCGGGAACATTGACCCCGGGTGCGCGCGTTCTCATCATCGACGACGTTCTCGCCACGGGCGGTACCGCGGCGGCCGCAGCAGAGCTGGTGGAGAAGTGCGGTGGCGTGGTCTCGGGGCTCGCCTTCCTGATCGAGCTCGAGGCACTTCACGGCCGCGACAGGCTCCAGGGCCACAACGTCGATACTCTCCTGCGGGTGGACACCCCGTCCGGTGACTGA
- the secF gene encoding protein translocase subunit SecF: MAGGFSQWGNDLYTGRRSYPIVQKRRVWFSVVALFSAASILILVFQGLNLGIDFRGGSEFTVSGTSSTDEDIAIEAVASVAPGEEPHISQVGANAVRVQVSQLDNQQTDQVGQALADAYGVNVSEVTSNFIGPTWGQSVSMRALWGTVAFVLAAAVFMAVYFRAWRMSVAAIVAMLTDVLVSAGVYAVIGWEVTPSTIIGFLTILGFSLYDKMVVFDKVRENTAAVTEQTRSTYAERANLAVNQTLVRSINTSVVALLPVAGILFVGGFLLGAGTLKDISLSLFVGIAAGALSSLFFATPLDVSLREREPKIAEHTKKVMDLRAGLVAEGADEGQLAAAASGSAQLVPGHHQGHSAQPRRRR, encoded by the coding sequence ATGGCCGGCGGCTTCTCTCAGTGGGGCAACGACCTCTACACCGGTCGTCGCTCCTACCCGATCGTCCAGAAGCGCCGGGTGTGGTTCTCGGTCGTCGCGCTCTTCTCGGCGGCCTCGATCCTGATCCTCGTGTTCCAGGGCCTCAACCTCGGCATCGACTTCCGCGGCGGCTCGGAGTTCACCGTCTCGGGCACGTCGAGCACCGACGAGGACATCGCCATCGAGGCGGTCGCGTCGGTCGCTCCCGGCGAGGAGCCTCACATCAGCCAGGTCGGCGCCAACGCCGTCCGTGTGCAGGTCTCCCAGCTCGACAACCAGCAGACCGACCAGGTCGGCCAGGCCCTCGCCGACGCCTACGGTGTCAACGTCAGCGAGGTGACGTCGAACTTCATCGGCCCGACCTGGGGCCAGTCCGTGAGCATGCGGGCCCTGTGGGGCACCGTGGCGTTCGTCCTGGCGGCGGCGGTCTTCATGGCCGTGTACTTCCGCGCCTGGCGGATGTCGGTCGCGGCCATCGTCGCGATGCTCACCGACGTGCTGGTCTCGGCCGGCGTGTACGCGGTCATCGGCTGGGAGGTCACGCCGTCGACGATCATCGGCTTCCTGACGATCCTCGGCTTCTCGCTGTACGACAAGATGGTCGTCTTCGACAAGGTGCGTGAGAACACCGCCGCGGTGACCGAGCAGACCCGCAGCACCTACGCCGAGCGGGCCAACCTCGCGGTGAACCAGACGCTGGTCCGGTCCATCAACACCTCCGTGGTGGCGCTGCTGCCGGTGGCGGGCATCCTCTTCGTCGGTGGCTTCCTGCTGGGGGCCGGCACGCTGAAGGACATCTCGCTGTCGCTGTTCGTGGGTATCGCCGCGGGCGCCCTGTCCTCGCTCTTCTTCGCGACGCCGCTCGACGTCTCGCTGCGCGAGCGCGAGCCGAAGATCGCGGAGCACACCAAGAAGGTCATGGACCTGCGTGCGGGCCTCGTGGCCGAGGGCGCGGACGAGGGCCAGCTGGCCGCCGCCGCGTCTGGTTCGGCCCAGCTCGTCCCGGGTCACCACCAGGGGCATTCCGCTCAGCCCAGGCGTCGCCGGTAG